A single Arcanobacterium canis DNA region contains:
- a CDS encoding RNA polymerase sigma factor produces MATSASSTSRSSSATSGEVASVSAKKTSAKKTSTTKTSSGTKKTSAKKTSTKAATEAAANDTQSNVKKTSAKKSAAIAKEESSAPKKSATTTKKGAKAKKEEVVTPDSDEEEEDDDFDEVTPDEPTDLEDENLEDLDDDTDDPDDDAIDDEHDDDDSTEEEDTAEVEATVAKKGSYVVKDSDDTDEPAQRVHVAGATADPVKDYLKQIGKVALLNAEEEVELAKRIEAGMLAQHILETTEITDRKHRRELEIISRDGHGAKNHLLEANLRLVVSLAKRYTGRGMLFLDLIQEGNLGLVRAVEKFDYTKGFKFSTYATWWIRQAITRAMADQARTIRIPVHMVEVINKLARVQRQMLQDLGREPTTEELAQELDMTEEKVIEVQKYGREPISLHTPLGEDGDSEFGDLIEDSEAVVPADAVGFTLLQEQLHQVLDTLSEREAGVVSMRFGLSDGQPKTLDEIGKVYGVTRERIRQIESKTMSKLRHPSRSQVLRDYLD; encoded by the coding sequence GTGGCAACTTCCGCTTCCTCAACTTCTCGTTCTTCTTCTGCGACATCGGGAGAAGTCGCATCGGTGTCGGCGAAGAAGACCTCCGCAAAGAAGACTTCAACCACGAAGACTTCGTCGGGTACGAAGAAGACTTCGGCGAAGAAAACTTCAACTAAAGCAGCCACAGAGGCCGCCGCTAACGATACTCAAAGCAATGTGAAGAAGACGTCTGCGAAGAAGTCAGCAGCGATTGCTAAAGAAGAATCGTCGGCTCCGAAGAAGAGTGCTACCACAACGAAAAAGGGTGCTAAGGCGAAGAAGGAAGAGGTTGTGACTCCAGACTCTGATGAAGAGGAAGAGGACGACGATTTCGATGAAGTGACACCTGATGAGCCGACGGATCTCGAAGATGAAAACCTTGAAGATCTTGATGATGACACCGATGATCCGGATGATGACGCCATAGACGATGAGCATGACGATGACGATTCGACCGAAGAGGAAGATACCGCTGAAGTCGAGGCAACGGTAGCGAAGAAGGGCTCATACGTCGTTAAAGACTCTGACGATACGGACGAGCCTGCTCAACGTGTTCATGTGGCCGGAGCGACAGCTGATCCAGTCAAGGATTACCTCAAGCAAATCGGCAAGGTTGCACTTTTGAATGCTGAAGAAGAGGTTGAGCTTGCCAAGCGTATTGAAGCTGGAATGCTAGCTCAGCATATTCTTGAAACCACTGAGATTACTGATCGTAAGCATCGTCGTGAGCTTGAGATCATCTCGCGCGATGGACATGGTGCAAAAAACCATCTCCTCGAAGCGAACTTGCGTCTCGTTGTTTCCCTTGCAAAGCGGTACACAGGTCGCGGCATGTTGTTCTTGGACTTGATTCAGGAAGGAAACTTGGGTCTTGTTCGTGCAGTGGAGAAGTTCGATTACACCAAGGGCTTCAAGTTCTCGACGTATGCCACATGGTGGATTCGCCAGGCGATTACTCGAGCGATGGCCGATCAAGCCCGTACGATTCGTATCCCTGTTCACATGGTTGAAGTGATCAACAAACTCGCTCGTGTTCAGCGACAGATGCTTCAGGATCTTGGCCGTGAACCAACCACGGAAGAACTTGCCCAAGAGCTTGATATGACCGAAGAAAAGGTCATAGAGGTTCAAAAGTATGGGCGTGAGCCAATTTCGTTGCACACTCCGTTGGGCGAAGATGGCGACAGCGAATTTGGTGACTTGATTGAAGACTCTGAGGCTGTTGTTCCGGCAGATGCTGTGGGCTTCACGCTTCTTCAGGAACAGCTCCATCAGGTGCTTGACACTCTTTCTGAGCGTGAAGCGGGTGTTGTTTCGATGCGATTTGGACTCAGTGATGGGCAGCCGAAGACTCTTGATGAAATCGGCAAGGTCTACGGTGTGACACGTGAGCGTATCCGTCAGATCGAATCGAAGACCATGTCGAAACTTCGTCACCCGTCGCGTTCGCAGGTGCTGCGCGATTACCTTGACTGA
- a CDS encoding polyprenyl synthetase family protein yields MSYTSDITARINHLLHPDRFDHPLLAEFVEPLLTLAKGGKRTRAAFVIAGWQAAGGDIANFPLHAATAVELYQLSALVHDDLIDNAQTRRSSLTPHIGFAQIHARESLQGSPSDFGAAGAILLGDYLLSLAMEEIALAEAVSPQALAATISLFASMTAETAFGQYLDIRSEHMPLSDDTATEISRAMAVLLHKSARYSVESPLLLGATLRDADGELLETLSRVGRPLGEAFQLRDDDLGIFGDPETTGKPVGSDWTEGKRTVLLALARSLLTGNEREQAESLLGTRLSDSQARLIQELIIQCGARDQHEAMIQSREDLALEAADDINAPLLHSLIGQLMGRET; encoded by the coding sequence ATGAGCTATACGTCCGACATCACTGCGCGCATCAACCATCTTCTTCACCCTGATCGGTTCGACCATCCCCTGCTAGCAGAATTCGTTGAACCTCTCCTCACCCTCGCAAAAGGTGGGAAACGCACACGTGCCGCTTTTGTGATTGCAGGGTGGCAAGCCGCAGGGGGCGATATCGCAAATTTCCCGCTGCACGCCGCCACCGCCGTCGAGCTCTACCAGCTGTCGGCCCTCGTCCACGATGATTTGATTGACAACGCACAAACACGACGATCGAGCCTGACGCCGCATATTGGATTCGCACAAATTCACGCAAGAGAGTCATTACAAGGCTCACCATCTGATTTCGGCGCGGCGGGAGCAATTTTGCTTGGCGATTACCTCCTGAGTCTCGCCATGGAAGAGATCGCTCTCGCAGAGGCTGTCTCGCCACAGGCATTAGCCGCAACAATCTCACTCTTTGCTTCAATGACTGCTGAAACTGCCTTCGGCCAATATCTCGACATCCGCAGTGAGCACATGCCGCTCTCTGATGACACCGCTACGGAGATCTCCCGCGCCATGGCAGTTCTTTTGCACAAGTCAGCACGCTACTCCGTCGAATCTCCACTGCTCTTGGGCGCAACTCTGCGCGATGCCGACGGCGAACTCCTGGAAACGTTGTCGCGAGTTGGCCGCCCGTTGGGCGAAGCCTTCCAACTGCGTGACGACGACCTCGGCATTTTTGGAGACCCCGAGACGACGGGTAAACCCGTCGGAAGCGACTGGACCGAAGGCAAACGCACCGTTCTGCTTGCTCTCGCTCGTTCCCTCCTCACGGGGAACGAGCGAGAGCAAGCAGAATCACTTCTCGGAACGCGCCTAAGCGATTCGCAGGCTCGTCTTATCCAGGAACTGATCATTCAGTGCGGGGCACGCGATCAACACGAAGCGATGATCCAGTCTCGCGAGGACCTCGCACTTGAGGCTGCTGACGATATCAATGCCCCCTTACTTCATTCCTTGATCGGCCAATTAATGGGCCGGGAAACCTAA
- a CDS encoding DUF4192 family protein — MNMTTPQQIISLIPQLLEYRPRRAVVAVIADTKNSESTQSTIGPVLVWNLESSCLDPKFSATLTAFAHDVAAGELVIVWYDDPAVETCHEQISAMIIDACGHVPEHLDITTGQQIRMSAYYTDYSIYRALPAQRESELYELGLAKLRQCSAPFPQIPAVEAQDVLYRGFEHIPEWSIASVERYRNEYRNDVVDRFFGYVARGELSHFVHWEEALSRLDQCDPQSTLHLTKVLPRNTPQVLARLLTHLTRSDQRDALLLWALDSSYTSLGEVNVDDMRAKLNQLSARCPSMRRIRLLSFLLTELARLSADDDARPYAMLAYLSWWSGDGYRGGVYERLAYDSDPTYPMARLLHHAYKVVLPPPWVLQYQRNDEDCPADRGEHCEREGDQAA; from the coding sequence ATGAACATGACAACACCACAACAAATTATTTCTCTTATTCCCCAACTTCTTGAGTATCGGCCGCGGCGTGCTGTTGTCGCAGTTATCGCTGATACGAAGAATTCTGAGTCAACGCAGTCCACGATTGGGCCTGTCCTGGTGTGGAATCTTGAGAGCAGTTGCCTTGATCCAAAATTTTCAGCGACACTCACCGCCTTTGCTCACGATGTGGCGGCAGGGGAGTTAGTAATTGTCTGGTACGACGACCCAGCGGTTGAAACCTGCCACGAACAAATCAGTGCCATGATTATTGATGCTTGTGGTCATGTGCCCGAGCATCTCGATATCACTACCGGGCAGCAGATACGCATGAGTGCGTATTACACCGATTATTCGATTTATCGAGCGTTGCCAGCGCAAAGGGAAAGCGAGTTGTATGAACTGGGGCTTGCTAAACTTCGCCAATGCTCTGCCCCATTTCCACAGATTCCTGCTGTAGAGGCGCAGGATGTGTTATACCGCGGATTCGAGCATATTCCTGAGTGGTCAATTGCATCTGTTGAGCGCTATCGCAATGAATACCGAAATGACGTGGTTGATCGATTTTTTGGCTATGTGGCACGAGGGGAGTTGAGCCATTTTGTCCATTGGGAAGAAGCTCTGTCGCGGCTTGATCAATGTGATCCTCAATCAACACTGCATTTAACGAAAGTTCTTCCTCGAAATACCCCACAAGTATTGGCGAGACTTCTGACTCATCTGACTAGATCTGACCAGCGTGATGCCTTGCTGCTGTGGGCGCTGGATTCTTCATATACAAGTTTGGGGGAAGTGAATGTCGATGATATGCGCGCCAAGCTTAATCAACTTAGCGCACGATGTCCCTCAATGCGGCGGATCCGCTTATTGAGTTTTCTTCTGACTGAGCTGGCACGATTGAGTGCTGACGATGATGCGCGGCCTTATGCAATGCTTGCGTACTTGTCTTGGTGGAGTGGAGATGGATATCGCGGCGGTGTCTATGAGCGGCTTGCTTACGATTCGGATCCGACCTATCCCATGGCGCGCTTGTTACATCATGCATACAAGGTAGTTCTTCCACCACCCTGGGTACTTCAATACCAACGAAATGACGAAGATTGCCCAGCGGACAGAGGTGAACATTGCGAACGTGAGGGAGATCAAGCGGCGTGA
- the pknB gene encoding Stk1 family PASTA domain-containing Ser/Thr kinase translates to MNASDPLIGCAIDGRYFITARIARGGMATVYRARDSRLDREVALKIIHPHLAEDPAFVERFIRESRSAASLSSPQIVSVFDQGIARVADADRAYLVMELISGPNLRMELNSHGSLPLGTALEITRQVLAALSVAHAKNVVHRDVKPENILLDATIDTSAVVNAPRIHAKVADFGLARAASDPKGTHTGTLLGTIAYVPPELVSHGLATPASDIYSTGIMLYELIAGTLPYEGETAIQVAYAHVNTPMPRLSALATWIPAGVDSLIALFTAKDPAKRPASAYAALDALDDIVASIPQELRFRRIPVFPYAHDCAPTATTVIETESSSQPQKTESLPQLSGTYQHTQRIDEPTVAPTTTDELETSSPSAPRRRRWPVVLAVLALVLCASGIAWWYFAKGPGLRIEVPQVAGQSIESAHSTLSKAGFTYKDREDFSDTVPEGTVVDTDPSGGAKIHPSRVISIVISKGIEQVTVPDVVGKSSDEAQNILTEGRLSPTTSDEYSETVPKGHVISQKPAGGRSVNHDSDVTVVVSKGRAPIEITDYTGKSADTAKKELTGSGFTVDVTEEFSDSVDQGTVISQNPHSGTGYKNDSIKLVVSKGPELIEVPSVFGRQKETAIKKLEEAGFTVKVEADALWGEVFGTVRAQSPAAGQKAKKGSTVTINVV, encoded by the coding sequence GTGAATGCATCAGATCCTCTCATTGGCTGCGCAATTGATGGCCGCTACTTCATCACCGCCCGGATCGCCCGAGGCGGGATGGCAACTGTGTACCGTGCGCGCGATTCGCGCCTGGACCGTGAGGTCGCTCTAAAGATCATTCATCCACATCTGGCTGAAGATCCGGCATTCGTGGAACGATTCATCCGCGAATCTCGTTCTGCTGCATCACTATCCTCGCCACAGATTGTCTCTGTGTTCGATCAGGGCATTGCACGTGTTGCCGATGCTGACCGCGCTTATCTCGTAATGGAGCTCATCTCTGGCCCAAATTTACGTATGGAGCTGAACTCACATGGCTCACTCCCCTTGGGCACAGCGCTGGAAATTACCCGCCAAGTATTGGCAGCCTTGAGCGTTGCACATGCAAAAAATGTCGTCCACCGAGATGTGAAACCGGAAAATATTCTTCTCGACGCCACCATTGACACATCTGCAGTGGTCAATGCTCCCCGCATCCATGCGAAAGTAGCAGATTTTGGACTCGCGCGTGCCGCTTCGGATCCGAAAGGAACCCATACTGGCACGCTCCTTGGCACAATTGCCTATGTGCCGCCGGAACTCGTATCCCACGGCCTGGCCACACCAGCATCTGATATTTATTCCACGGGAATCATGCTCTACGAGCTCATTGCAGGGACTTTGCCTTACGAAGGCGAAACTGCAATCCAAGTCGCATACGCGCACGTCAACACGCCCATGCCACGGTTAAGTGCGCTTGCTACTTGGATCCCTGCCGGGGTTGATTCTCTCATTGCGCTTTTCACAGCGAAAGACCCGGCGAAACGTCCAGCTAGTGCGTATGCAGCTCTTGACGCTCTCGACGACATCGTTGCATCCATTCCTCAAGAGCTCCGCTTCCGCAGGATTCCTGTGTTCCCCTACGCACATGACTGCGCACCTACTGCGACAACAGTGATTGAAACTGAGTCTAGCTCGCAGCCCCAGAAAACTGAGTCGTTGCCTCAGCTGTCGGGCACGTATCAGCACACCCAACGTATCGATGAGCCGACAGTTGCGCCTACCACAACCGATGAATTAGAAACGTCGTCACCGTCGGCTCCCCGCCGACGTCGGTGGCCAGTTGTTCTTGCAGTTCTCGCGCTCGTTCTATGTGCGTCGGGAATTGCATGGTGGTATTTTGCCAAAGGCCCGGGATTGCGTATCGAAGTTCCTCAGGTAGCGGGACAAAGTATCGAATCAGCGCATTCGACCTTATCCAAAGCCGGATTTACATACAAGGACCGCGAAGATTTCTCCGACACCGTGCCTGAGGGGACGGTAGTGGATACTGACCCATCAGGCGGGGCGAAAATCCACCCCTCGCGCGTCATCAGCATTGTTATTTCGAAAGGGATCGAGCAAGTCACCGTTCCCGACGTCGTCGGGAAATCGAGCGACGAAGCACAAAACATTCTCACAGAAGGAAGACTTTCGCCCACCACCAGTGACGAGTATTCCGAAACTGTGCCCAAAGGCCACGTCATCAGCCAAAAACCAGCAGGCGGGCGCAGCGTCAATCATGACTCCGACGTCACCGTCGTGGTCTCCAAGGGGCGCGCACCGATCGAAATCACAGACTATACAGGCAAGTCTGCTGACACAGCTAAGAAAGAGCTCACTGGCTCCGGTTTCACAGTGGATGTCACTGAGGAGTTTTCCGATTCCGTTGATCAGGGAACGGTGATCTCTCAAAACCCTCATTCGGGAACCGGATATAAGAATGACTCAATCAAACTCGTGGTATCGAAAGGCCCAGAACTCATTGAAGTACCCTCAGTTTTTGGCCGACAGAAAGAGACAGCGATCAAGAAGCTAGAAGAAGCTGGTTTCACAGTGAAAGTCGAAGCAGACGCGCTCTGGGGCGAAGTATTCGGCACCGTGCGTGCTCAGAGCCCGGCTGCTGGACAAAAGGCAAAGAAGGGATCAACGGTCACAATCAACGTTGTGTAA
- a CDS encoding class II 3-deoxy-7-phosphoheptulonate synthase, protein MRVNQPRSSWKVKEALYQPVYHDPDRLEAVLAHIRTLPPLVFAPEADTLMEKLAAAGEGKAFILQGGDCAESFATSGEEAIRGKVRTILQMALVLTYSASVPVVKIGRIAGQYAKPRTHMTQVLDGVALPSYFGDAVNGHEFTPESRTPDPDRLLTMYSRSAASLNLIRALVGGGYADLNLIHEWNSGFARNQAYERYDSMAQEIDRALRFIAATGEHGKQLHTVDFYSSHEALLLGYEDALTRVDTRSGLTYDTSAHFLWIGERTRDPQGAHVEMLSQVANPIGVKIGPSATSDDLRRLIDRLNPQGIPGRLTFITRMGASNVRQLLPQLVNAVKKDGRPITWVCDPMHGNTFMASGYKTRRMSDVMDEIQGFFDVHRATGTVPAGVHIELTGDDVTEVLGGANEVVESQLGQHYETLVDPRLNHEQALELAFMVSQILTQR, encoded by the coding sequence ATTCGTGTGAATCAACCTCGTTCGTCTTGGAAGGTGAAAGAAGCGCTCTACCAGCCGGTGTATCACGATCCCGACCGGCTTGAAGCAGTGCTTGCACATATTCGTACCCTCCCGCCCCTTGTTTTTGCTCCAGAAGCTGACACGTTGATGGAGAAGCTTGCCGCAGCTGGCGAAGGTAAAGCATTTATCCTCCAAGGAGGAGATTGTGCAGAATCTTTCGCAACCTCGGGAGAGGAAGCAATTCGTGGCAAAGTCCGTACGATTCTCCAGATGGCACTTGTCTTGACGTACTCGGCCTCGGTGCCAGTGGTAAAAATCGGGAGAATCGCTGGCCAATACGCCAAGCCACGTACCCATATGACTCAAGTACTTGACGGCGTGGCCCTACCGTCATATTTCGGTGATGCGGTTAATGGGCACGAGTTCACACCAGAATCTCGCACCCCGGATCCCGACCGCTTGCTGACGATGTATTCGCGATCGGCTGCATCGCTGAATCTGATCCGTGCGCTCGTCGGTGGTGGCTACGCAGATCTCAATCTCATTCATGAATGGAACTCCGGTTTTGCTCGTAATCAAGCCTATGAGCGCTATGACTCGATGGCACAGGAGATTGATCGGGCGCTTCGTTTCATCGCAGCAACTGGTGAACATGGGAAGCAGCTGCATACGGTGGATTTCTATTCCTCGCATGAAGCATTGCTTTTGGGATATGAGGACGCTCTGACACGCGTCGATACACGATCAGGGCTCACATATGACACATCTGCGCATTTTTTGTGGATTGGGGAGAGAACCCGTGATCCGCAGGGAGCACATGTCGAGATGCTTTCTCAGGTCGCAAACCCTATCGGGGTCAAAATCGGTCCAAGCGCGACAAGCGATGATCTTCGTCGCCTGATTGATCGCCTCAATCCGCAGGGTATTCCCGGACGCCTGACTTTTATTACTCGAATGGGCGCGAGCAATGTGCGTCAACTTTTGCCGCAGCTCGTGAACGCGGTGAAAAAAGATGGTCGGCCAATCACCTGGGTCTGCGATCCCATGCACGGCAACACATTTATGGCATCGGGCTACAAAACTCGTCGCATGTCAGATGTGATGGACGAAATTCAAGGATTCTTCGATGTACACCGGGCTACCGGTACCGTACCTGCGGGGGTGCATATCGAACTGACTGGCGACGATGTCACTGAGGTCCTGGGCGGCGCGAACGAGGTAGTAGAATCACAACTTGGTCAACACTACGAGACTCTCGTTGATCCGCGTTTGAACCATGAGCAAGCTTTGGAACTGGCATTCATGGTTTCTCAGATCCTTACACAACGTTGA
- a CDS encoding Rv2175c family DNA-binding protein, whose amino-acid sequence MNIEFLPTQWFSIPEIAELIGVKQREVRSMLEDGTLIAVRRGENRAWMIYGAELRYQDGAYEPIPALKGTVTVLDDCGLTNEEKMSWLLEPADELGASPIEALGEGNTHAVRRLALMQA is encoded by the coding sequence GTGAATATCGAATTTTTGCCCACGCAGTGGTTCTCTATCCCCGAAATTGCTGAGTTAATTGGCGTTAAACAGCGTGAGGTTCGCTCAATGCTTGAGGACGGGACACTGATCGCCGTTCGTCGCGGCGAAAATCGTGCGTGGATGATTTATGGCGCAGAACTTCGCTATCAAGATGGTGCCTACGAGCCTATCCCGGCGTTAAAGGGCACTGTGACAGTTCTTGACGATTGTGGCTTGACCAATGAAGAGAAGATGTCCTGGTTACTCGAACCCGCTGATGAGCTTGGCGCATCTCCGATTGAGGCGCTGGGTGAGGGCAATACGCACGCAGTGCGCAGACTCGCCCTCATGCAGGCCTGA
- a CDS encoding LysM peptidoglycan-binding domain-containing protein has product MARTVASALALATTAAVLFPTAAHAVSGTSALTTAPIALAKAPEMTYQVKKGDSFWAIARRTGISMYDLASANGLSIKDVIHPGQRLRIPSMRVKGGTKVAPVVKKATTPALTKTTPTAKKAPATKKSTSDTAKKTLTKATARASAHYTVRPGDTLSAIARSHGTTVGALASLNKITNPSRIYAGQRIMLSASVASHTSARTAPKPSKTTASRPTTTSGMKRLVTNNFPGYTYANATVEAANINKNILVSRSHPSRTQVRQMVAATARAMGVNPRLALAHAYNESGFDATAVSPANAIGVMQVIPSSGKWAESLVGRKLDLLKVQDNITAGVAIIRYLQANASSLDQGIAGYYQGLGGVRKYGMRPDTKVYVSKIRATMNRF; this is encoded by the coding sequence ATGGCACGCACAGTCGCTTCGGCACTCGCGCTCGCAACCACCGCAGCGGTACTTTTTCCCACTGCTGCCCACGCGGTATCAGGAACATCCGCACTCACAACCGCACCGATCGCCCTAGCGAAAGCTCCCGAGATGACCTATCAGGTGAAAAAGGGAGATTCTTTCTGGGCAATTGCTCGGCGCACAGGTATCTCAATGTACGATCTGGCCTCTGCTAACGGCCTGTCAATCAAGGACGTGATCCACCCCGGTCAGCGCCTTCGTATCCCCTCAATGCGTGTGAAAGGAGGAACAAAGGTTGCACCAGTGGTCAAGAAGGCAACCACGCCAGCACTGACAAAGACCACCCCAACCGCGAAGAAAGCACCCGCAACCAAGAAGTCCACCTCTGACACTGCGAAGAAGACACTGACAAAGGCAACTGCTCGTGCGTCGGCACACTACACTGTTCGCCCCGGCGATACTCTGTCAGCGATCGCCCGCAGCCACGGTACCACCGTGGGCGCGCTCGCGTCGTTAAACAAAATCACCAACCCGTCGCGCATCTATGCTGGACAGCGAATTATGCTCTCCGCATCGGTTGCCTCCCATACGTCGGCACGAACGGCACCGAAGCCGTCCAAGACCACTGCATCACGTCCCACAACCACGTCGGGAATGAAACGACTTGTAACAAATAATTTCCCAGGTTACACCTACGCCAACGCCACTGTGGAAGCCGCCAATATCAACAAAAACATCCTGGTGAGCCGTTCGCATCCATCGCGTACACAAGTGCGCCAGATGGTTGCCGCGACAGCCCGAGCAATGGGCGTGAACCCGCGTCTCGCACTTGCTCATGCCTACAATGAGTCCGGCTTTGACGCCACAGCAGTTTCTCCTGCAAACGCTATCGGCGTCATGCAGGTGATTCCGTCCTCCGGAAAGTGGGCAGAGAGCCTCGTCGGACGCAAGCTTGACCTCCTCAAAGTCCAGGACAACATCACTGCGGGAGTGGCGATTATTCGTTACCTCCAAGCCAATGCGTCATCGCTTGATCAGGGCATTGCCGGGTACTACCAAGGCCTTGGCGGCGTGCGAAAGTACGGAATGCGCCCCGATACGAAAGTCTACGTGTCCAAGATTCGCGCAACGATGAACCGCTTCTAA
- a CDS encoding universal stress protein — protein sequence MPIIVPVEAHSENSAAIAKSVVLSRAMNEPITVVMRRPLGEYSQAEIDQEIDQLSGILDPEEVPYKFEARLEEVDVVDILLGMSKRDKDVIVVAIATKPQHGRLHLGKQIQQLLLEAPCDVMIVRQ from the coding sequence ATGCCGATCATTGTGCCAGTGGAGGCGCACAGCGAAAACAGTGCGGCGATTGCAAAGAGCGTTGTGCTCTCGCGCGCGATGAACGAACCAATCACGGTGGTCATGAGACGACCATTAGGGGAATACTCTCAGGCTGAGATTGATCAAGAAATTGATCAACTCTCTGGGATTCTTGATCCAGAAGAGGTACCGTACAAGTTTGAAGCGCGTCTTGAGGAAGTAGATGTCGTTGACATCCTTCTTGGGATGAGTAAACGCGATAAGGATGTGATCGTGGTTGCGATTGCAACGAAGCCTCAACATGGTCGCCTGCACTTAGGGAAGCAAATACAGCAGCTTTTACTGGAAGCCCCATGTGACGTGATGATCGTGCGTCAGTGA
- a CDS encoding threonine/serine exporter family protein yields the protein MNEEWNADAEWRKAQAELALGGSSVPHEPSSDARAAAERGPRDWSPPDEEELTAFDREILEQPHQTFPVSVVIMFILACAGFIVAFLGLFGVLSSSLAGIGGAIGFSALVVAIWLSLPTKRDFDDDGARV from the coding sequence ATGAATGAGGAATGGAATGCTGACGCCGAGTGGCGCAAGGCACAAGCTGAGCTGGCGCTCGGTGGGAGTTCAGTCCCACATGAGCCCTCCTCTGACGCTCGAGCAGCGGCAGAGCGCGGCCCGCGTGACTGGAGCCCACCGGACGAAGAAGAATTAACAGCCTTCGACCGCGAGATTCTTGAACAGCCACACCAGACATTTCCTGTGTCAGTGGTCATCATGTTCATTTTGGCCTGTGCTGGCTTTATTGTGGCGTTCCTGGGACTCTTTGGCGTGCTTTCCTCTTCCCTTGCCGGAATTGGCGGCGCTATTGGCTTCAGTGCCCTCGTCGTCGCTATCTGGCTCAGCTTGCCCACAAAGCGTGATTTCGACGACGACGGAGCGCGAGTCTAA
- a CDS encoding pyrophosphate--fructose-6-phosphate 1-phosphotransferase, protein MTVRRVALLTAGGFAPCLSTAIGDLVEIYTREAPEVEIIAYQYGYYGLLKGMHVVFGDEVRKNAEVLTRFGGSPIGNSRVKLTNVQDCVDRGLVREGEDPLEVAAEQLKKDGVDVLHTIGGDDTNTAAADLAAYLKEHDYDLTVVGLPKTIDNDIVPIKQSLGAWTAADEASKFAQNIIGEHRSNPRMLIIHEIMGRNCGYLAAQATANYHAWVKEQQWLPEAGLSAERWDVHALYLPEIHFDLDVEASRLRKIMDEQGNVNIFLSEGAGVAEIIEEMVEDGEEPERDAFGHVKLDTINPGQWFAKKFSKIIGAEKVMVQKSGYFSRSAASNEADLTLIRDVAELAVKAAFAGTPGVVGQDEENNDELSVVAFPRIAGHKPFNTDQEWFATLMQEIGQEWSAK, encoded by the coding sequence ATGACTGTTCGTCGCGTTGCCCTGCTCACTGCCGGAGGCTTTGCCCCCTGCCTATCCACCGCTATTGGTGACCTGGTCGAGATCTACACTCGCGAGGCCCCGGAAGTTGAAATCATTGCTTACCAGTACGGCTACTACGGCCTGCTCAAGGGTATGCACGTCGTTTTCGGAGACGAGGTGCGCAAGAACGCTGAAGTTTTGACCCGTTTCGGTGGTTCGCCGATTGGAAACTCTCGCGTCAAGCTCACGAATGTTCAGGATTGTGTCGATCGTGGCCTGGTACGCGAAGGTGAAGATCCTCTTGAGGTCGCTGCCGAGCAGCTCAAGAAGGACGGCGTGGATGTCCTTCACACAATCGGTGGCGACGATACCAACACGGCCGCGGCTGACCTGGCGGCTTACCTGAAGGAACACGACTACGATTTGACCGTCGTCGGCCTGCCAAAGACCATCGACAATGATATCGTCCCGATTAAGCAGTCGCTCGGTGCATGGACTGCCGCTGACGAAGCATCTAAGTTTGCACAGAACATCATCGGCGAACACCGCTCGAACCCACGTATGCTCATCATCCACGAGATCATGGGCCGTAACTGCGGTTACCTTGCTGCCCAGGCTACCGCAAACTACCATGCGTGGGTGAAAGAACAACAGTGGCTTCCTGAGGCTGGCCTCTCGGCTGAACGCTGGGATGTCCATGCTTTGTACTTGCCGGAAATTCACTTCGATCTGGATGTCGAAGCCTCGCGTTTGCGTAAGATCATGGACGAACAAGGCAATGTCAACATCTTCCTCTCTGAGGGTGCTGGTGTGGCTGAGATCATCGAAGAGATGGTTGAAGATGGCGAAGAGCCAGAGCGTGATGCCTTTGGACACGTCAAGCTGGACACCATCAACCCAGGACAATGGTTCGCCAAGAAGTTCTCGAAGATCATTGGCGCAGAAAAAGTCATGGTTCAGAAGTCGGGTTACTTCTCGCGTTCAGCTGCATCGAACGAAGCTGACCTCACACTTATTCGTGACGTTGCTGAACTCGCAGTGAAGGCTGCATTCGCTGGTACGCCGGGTGTTGTGGGCCAAGATGAAGAGAACAATGACGAGCTGTCCGTTGTTGCTTTCCCACGTATCGCAGGCCACAAGCCATTCAACACTGATCAGGAGTGGTTCGCCACATTGATGCAGGAGATTGGCCAGGAGTGGTCGGCTAAGTAA